The proteins below are encoded in one region of Bacteroidota bacterium:
- a CDS encoding type B 50S ribosomal protein L31 has product MKSDIHPNYRFVVFKDISTDYAFLTRSAINTPDTIKWEDGNEYPLVKLEISSDSHPFFTGKQKLIDTAGRVDRFYSRYGGKKPQE; this is encoded by the coding sequence ATGAAAAGCGACATCCATCCAAACTACAGATTTGTAGTTTTCAAAGATATCTCGACCGATTACGCGTTCTTGACACGTTCGGCAATCAACACCCCTGACACCATCAAATGGGAAGATGGCAATGAATATCCACTTGTGAAGTTGGAGATTTCCAGCGATTCTCACCCGTTTTTCACGGGTAAGCAAAAGCTCATCGACACCGCCGGTCGTGTTGACAGGTTCTACAGCCGCTACGGTGGCAAAAAACCACAAGAATAA